Proteins from a genomic interval of Kitasatospora kifunensis:
- a CDS encoding C40 family peptidase, translating to MASHRRPKPVGRTRASILTAAAATAVAISSQGAAHADPAPSLDQVKSQVDDLNHQAEQATQQYDGAQEKQQTLQKQVGDLQDQVARQQDQVTNLQSGLATVAADQYASNGISPTVQLMLSTKPDGFLSQASSVNQMNSTESETLKQLQEQQRKLDQNKAETQSKLTELDATTQQLKSAKDTVQAKLKQAQDLLNTLTEQQRQAMAAADAKAAADAKAAADKAAADAKTAADAKAQADAQAASRGSSRTDLGSTNAPGSPSAPGTTAPSTPSTPSAPSAGNSAAQAAIAAAESRLGMPYVSGATGPSAFDCSGLMQWAYAQAGISLPRTSQEQATYGTNLGTNIANAQPGDLIIYFSNRSHVGMYVGGGQIIHAPKPGAVVHFESATVMTINAIIRP from the coding sequence GTGGCGTCCCATCGTCGTCCCAAGCCCGTCGGCCGTACTCGTGCGTCGATCCTGACCGCCGCCGCCGCGACCGCCGTGGCGATCTCCTCGCAGGGCGCGGCGCACGCCGACCCGGCGCCCTCGCTCGACCAGGTCAAGTCGCAGGTCGACGACCTGAACCACCAGGCCGAGCAGGCCACGCAGCAGTACGACGGCGCGCAGGAGAAACAGCAGACGCTGCAGAAGCAGGTCGGCGACCTGCAGGACCAGGTGGCGCGGCAGCAGGACCAGGTGACCAACCTGCAGTCCGGACTGGCCACGGTGGCCGCCGACCAGTACGCCAGCAACGGCATCTCGCCGACCGTGCAGCTCATGCTCTCCACCAAGCCGGACGGCTTCCTGAGCCAGGCCAGCTCGGTCAACCAGATGAACAGCACCGAGTCCGAGACGCTCAAGCAGCTCCAGGAGCAGCAGCGCAAGCTCGACCAGAACAAGGCCGAGACGCAGAGCAAGCTCACCGAGCTGGACGCCACCACCCAGCAGCTGAAGTCCGCCAAGGACACTGTCCAGGCGAAGCTGAAGCAGGCCCAGGACCTGCTCAACACGCTCACCGAGCAGCAGCGCCAGGCGATGGCCGCCGCGGACGCGAAGGCCGCAGCCGACGCCAAGGCGGCCGCGGACAAGGCCGCGGCCGACGCGAAGACCGCCGCCGACGCCAAGGCCCAGGCCGACGCGCAGGCCGCCTCGCGCGGCTCGTCCCGCACCGACCTGGGCAGCACCAACGCCCCCGGCAGCCCGAGTGCCCCCGGCACCACCGCCCCCAGCACCCCCAGCACCCCGAGTGCTCCGAGCGCCGGCAACTCGGCCGCGCAGGCCGCGATCGCCGCCGCCGAGAGCCGGCTCGGGATGCCCTACGTCTCCGGCGCCACCGGCCCGTCCGCCTTCGACTGCTCGGGCCTGATGCAGTGGGCCTACGCGCAGGCCGGCATCTCGCTGCCGCGCACCTCCCAGGAGCAGGCCACCTACGGGACCAACCTCGGCACCAACATCGCCAACGCCCAGCCCGGCGACCTGATCATCTACTTCAGCAACAGGAGCCACGTGGGCATGTACGTCGGCGGCGGCCAGATCATCCACGCCCCGAAGCCCGGCGCGGTGGTCCACTTCGAGTCCGCCACGGTGATGACGATCAACGCGATCATCCGCCCCTGA